The Miscanthus floridulus cultivar M001 chromosome 7, ASM1932011v1, whole genome shotgun sequence genome includes a region encoding these proteins:
- the LOC136467834 gene encoding glucan endo-1,3-beta-glucosidase-like, producing the protein MAPPRRLLVAVLLAVAVPLLFLCPAEAGTVGVNYGRVANNLPNPAAVVQLLKQQGVAQVKLYDADPTVLRALANTGIKVVVALPNEQLAAAASRSSYALLWVRRNVGAYYPATQIHGIAVGNEVFASAKNVTAQLVPAMANVHAALARLNLDNAVKVSSPIALTALASSYPSSAGAFREDLAQAVMKPMLDFLAQTGSYLMVNAYPFFAYSGNTGDISLDYALFRPNAGVLDPGNGLKYYSLLDAQLDAVFAAVSKLGNYNGVRVVVSETGWPSKGDANEAGASAANAAAYNGNLARRVLSGNAGTPRRPDADIDVYLFALFNENQKPGPTSERNYGVFYPNQQKVYDVDFVLGGGGGGSQGNGRLGWQENGGPSSGSTSGNPPSGVKVTTGEAWCVANAMVGEQRLQAALDYACGPGGADCKAIQPGAACFEPNTMVAHASYAFNDYYQRKGRSIGTCDFAGAAYVVNQTPKMGKCDLPSTV; encoded by the exons ATGGCGCCCCCACGCCGCCTCCTCGTCGCCGTCCTCCTCGCCGTGGCGGTTCCGCTCCTCTTCCTTTGCCCGGCAG AGGCGGGGACGGTAGGCGTGAACTACGGCCGCGTGGCGAACAACCTGCCGAACCCGGCGGCGGTGGTGCAGCTGCTGAAGCAGCAGGGCGTCGCGCAGGTGAAGCTGTACGACGCCGACCCCACCGTGCTGCGCGCGCTGGCCAACACCGGCATCAAGGTGGTGGTGGCGCTGCCCAACGAGCAGCTCGCCGCGGCGGCGTCGCGCTCGTCCTATGCGCTTCTGTGGGTGCGCCGCAACGTGGGCGCCTACTACCCGGCCACGCAGATCCACGGCATCGCCGTGGGCAACGAGGTGTTCGCGTCGGCCAAGAACGTCACGGCGCAGCTCGTCCCTGCCATGGCCAACGTGCACGCCGCGCTGGCTAGGCTCAACCTCGACAACGCCGTCAAGGTGTCGTCGCCCATCGCGCTCACCGCGCTCGCGTCGTCGTATCCGTCCTCGGCGGGCGCGTTCCGGGAGGACCTCGCGCAGGCCGTCATGAAGCCCATGCTCGACTTCCTGGCGCAGACCGGGTCGTACCTCATGGTGAACGCCTACCCGTTCTTCGCCTACTCCGGCAATACCGGCGACATCTCCCTCGACTACGCGCTGTTCCGCCCCAACGCCGGCGTGCTCGACCCCGGGAACGGACTCAAGTACTACAGCCTCCTCGACGCGCAGCTCGACGCCGTGTTCGCCGCGGTTAGCAAGCTCGGGAACTACAATGGCGTGCGCGTGGTGGTCTCCGAGACCGGGTGGCCGTCCAAGGGCGACGCCAACGAGGCAGGCGCTTCGGCGGCCAACGCCGCAGCGTACAACGGGAACCTGGCGCGCCGCGTGCTCTCTGGGAACGCCGGCACCCCTCGCCGCCCCGACGCCGACATCGACGTGTACCTCTTCGCGCTCTTCAACGAGAACCAGAAGCCCGGGCCCACCTCCGAGCGCAATTACGGCGTCTTCTACCCGAACCAGCAGAAGGTGTACGACGTCGACTTCGtcctcggtggcggcggcggcggcagccaggGCAACGGCCGCCTCGGGTGGCAGGAGAACGGCGGGCCCAGCAGCGGCAGCACCAGCGGCAATCCGCCGAGCGGGGTGAAGGTGACGACCGGGGAGGCGTGGTGCGTGGCGAACGCGATGGTCGGGGAGCAGCGGCTGCAGGCGGCGCTGGACTACGCGTGCGGCCCCGGCGGCGCGGACTGCAAGGCCATCCAGCCCGGCGCGGCGTGCTTCGAGCCCAACACCATGGTCGCGCACGCCTCCTACGCCTTCAACGACTACTACCAGCGCAAGGGCCGGTCCATCGGGACCTGCGACTTCGCCGGCGCCGCCTACGTCGTCAACCAGACACCAA AGATGGGCAAGTGCGACCTCCCATCGACGGTCTGA